The following coding sequences are from one Eucalyptus grandis isolate ANBG69807.140 chromosome 11, ASM1654582v1, whole genome shotgun sequence window:
- the LOC104426735 gene encoding uncharacterized protein LOC104426735 translates to MEGNEEKSADQVLSTCLSETSDGFGDPQAIPRVGDQYQAEIPSLVVEYVPIQNSNELNGAQFVSKGENLIAPNTMFTGKDMKDLEWLGEVYGADKMDVHSLAEEQKTKMHLDVGVYYLPDSSSEAWTNAECDGFLLGLYIFGKNLILVKRFVEGKPMGDILRYYYGKFYGSSGYSRWSGCRKLRKRSVSGKKIFTGWRYQELLSRLISRVSEDCQKLFIEVSRQMEEGRISFEDYVFTVKDAVGLGNLVEAVGIGTGKRDLTRVVNESTLKKSLVPPIPTGKSCSSLSPAKIIEFLTGDFRLSKAKSRDLFWKAIWPRLLARGWHSEQPQNYSLSGSKDSLVFLIPGVKKFIKRRLVKGNHYFDSISDILKKVASEPELIEFELGAVKEISLKEESWQDPSSKGDSDNVLDRKCHQRFMQPQNSKPSPALAGFMIVDTSSVCQGQAKMRGVRLLPSEMTCASTHSGQIEKNASEVSEDKDDATDNRAGSHKLGDATSAFDDKQPILLKKCRFDLEMNAGHPDCEGSTTQQQDFSPLACGESNSCTGNLSAQRESYKNEFHFLSPVKNKSIVLQGGSSQDFTVACSFVEVSPDELKSESCKDEFPSLDKKYSHASINLSLQRVSTDTRTHETLTPKVVQSHDQTCSAKSLCPSSGSDQPTEQHNPSYGNPNIEQQYNRYGCRKSTRNRPLTRKVLEAMECGFFNTKKKRKGTGH, encoded by the exons ATGGAAGGTAATGAAGAGAAATCTGCAGACCAGGTACTTTCTACTTGTTTATCTGAGACAAGTGATGGTTTTGGAGATCCACAGGCCATACCACGGGTTGGAGATCAGTACCAAGCTGAAATTCCTTCATTAGTTGTGGAGTATGTTCCTATACAGAACTCAAATGAATTAAATGGGGCCCAATTTGTCAGCAAAGGAGAGAATCTGATTGCCCCAAATACAATGTTTACTGGAAAAGACATGAAAGATCTTGAATGGCTTGGTGAAGTATATGGAGCTGATAAGATGGATGTGCATTCTTTAGCAGAGGAACAGAAAACAAAGATGCATCTAGATGTTGGCGTCTACTATCTGCCTGACTCATCCAGTGAAGCTTGGACTAATGCTGAATGTGatggctttcttcttggtctGTATATCTTCGGGAAGAATCTTATCCTTGTTAAGAGGTTTGTTGAAGGTAAACCGATGGGGGACATACTGCGCTATTACTACGGGAAGTTTTATGGTTCATCAGGATATAGCAGATGGTCAGGCTGTAGGAAGCTCCGGAAGAGGTCTGTTTCTGGGAAGAAGATATTCACTGGATGGAGGTACCAGGAATTACTCTCTCGATTAATTTCTCGTGTCTCAGAGGATTGCCAAAAGCTTTTTATTGAG GTTTCTCGGCAAATGGAAGAGGGAAGAATTTCATTTGAAGACTATGTATTCACTGTAAAGGATGCAGTTGGTCTTGGCAATCTAGTCGAAGCAGTAGGAATCGGCACAGGAAAGAGAGATCTCACCCGTGTGGTCAACGAGTCAACACTAAAGAAAAGCTTGGTTCCACCGATTCCAACTGGCAAATCTTGCTCTTCACTCTCACCTGCCAAAATAATCGAGTTTCTAACAGGAGACTTTAGGTTAAGTAAAGCCAAGTCAAGGGATCTTTTCTGGAAAGCTATTTGGCCCCGCCTTTTAGCTAGAGGATGGCACTCCGAGCAGCCTCAGAATTACAGTCTTTCTGGGTCAAAGGATTCTTTGGTTTTCCTCATACCAGGTgtcaaaaagttcataaaaAGGCGTCTTGTAAAAGGAAACCACTACTTTGACTCTATCAGCGATATCTTGAAGAAAGTTGCATCGGAGCCCGAGCTTATCGAGTTCGAACTTGGAGCAGTAAAAGAAATTAGTCTTAAGGAAGAAAGCTGGCAGGACCCATCTTCGAAGGGGGACTCAGATAATGTTTTAGATAGGAAATGCCACCAGAGGTTTATGCAGCCCCAGAATTCAAAACCCAGTCCCGCTTTGGCTGGCTTCATGATAGTGGATACTAGTTCAGTTTGTCAAGGACAGGCTAAGATGAGAGGGGTGAGACTTTTACCAAGTGAGATGACCTGTGCATCTACTCATTctggccaaattgaaaaaaatgcttCTGAAGTGTCTGAAGACAAAGATGATGCAACTGATAATAGAGCAGGCTCTCataaattaggtgatgcaacaAGTGCTTTTGATGATAAACAGCCAATCTTGCTTAAGAAATGTCGATTTGACTTGGAAATGAATGCTGGCCACCCAGATTGCGAGGGTTCCACCACACAACAGCAAGATTTCAGTCCTCTTGCTTGTGGAGAGTCAAACAGTTGCACTGGGAATCTCTCTGCACAGAGAGAATCATACAAGAATGAGTTTCATTTCCTTTCGCCTGTCAAGAACAAGAGCATAGTCTTGCAGGGAGGTTCATCTCAAGACTTTACAGTTGCATGTTCTTTTGTTGAAGTCAGTCCGGATGAGCTCAAGTCTGAAAGCTGTAAGGATGAATTTCCATCTTTGGACAAGAAATATTCCCATGCATCGATCAACTTGAGTCTCCAGCGAGTATCAACTGATACCAGAACTCATGAAACATTGACCCCGAAAGTAGTGCAAAGTCATGATCAAACATGTTCTGCCAAATCATTATGTCCATCCTCTGGGTCAGATCAGCCAACAGAGCAGCACAATCCATCCTATGGCAATCCCAACATAGAGCAACAGTATAATAGGTATGGCTGCAGGAAAAGTACTAGGAACCGGCCATTGACAAGAAAAGTATTGGAAGCGATGGAATGTGGGTTCTTCAacacaaagaagaagaggaaaggaactGGTCATTGA